A window of the Cicer arietinum cultivar CDC Frontier isolate Library 1 chromosome 6, Cicar.CDCFrontier_v2.0, whole genome shotgun sequence genome harbors these coding sequences:
- the LOC101503417 gene encoding pectinesterase inhibitor 7, translating into MRTHHLLLFTILFFASTFSYLHPASATGEQPPTTGNNGDTEFIRSSCNTTLYPDICYTSLSRYANAVQQNPGQLARVAISVSLSKVHRIASYISNLTHEADYGASSRAVLALHDCFSNLDDAVSEIRGSLKQMRQLGAAGSGTDSFLFQMSNVQTWMSAALTDEETCTDGFQDVPECPMKSDVYNRVTRVKKFTSNALALVNSYANKGPLNLITFFFLPISE; encoded by the coding sequence ATGAGAACCCATCATCTCCTCCTATTTACCATCCTCTTTTTCGCATCCACATTCTCCTATCTCCATCCTGCATCCGCCACCGGAGAACAACCTCCGACCACCGGCAACAACGGCGACACCGAATTCATCCGCTCTAGTTGCAATACAACACTATACCCTGACATATGCTACACTTCCCTCTCTCGCTACGCCAATGCAGTTCAACAAAATCCCGGCCAACTCGCTCGCGTCGCCATATCCGTTAGCCTCTCCAAAGTCCACCGCATCGCTTCCTACATCTCCAACCTCACGCACGAAGCCGATTACGGCGCATCCTCACGCGCTGTTCTCGCTCTCCACGACTGTTTCTCAAACCTCGACGACGCCGTCAGCGAAATCCGCGGCTCGCTTAAACAGATGCGTCAGTTAGGAGCCGCCGGCTCTGGAACCGACTCGTTCCTCTTTCAGATGAGTAACGTACAGACGTGGATGAGCGCGGCGCTTACTGATGAAGAAACGTGTACGGACGGATTTCAGGATGTACCGGAATGTCCGATGAAATCGGATGTATACAATCGTGTCACCAGAGTGAAGAAGTTCACGAGTAATGCTTTGGCACTCGTTAATAGTTACGCTAACAAAGGACCTTTGAATttgattacttttttttttcttccaatctCAGAATGA